The genome window AGTCTGGCACCAGCGTCCTGCGCAGACAAAGCAGGAACCACGCTGTGCGGTGTTATTTCTTCCATTCTCCTTTGAAGACGGAaggttattttctctcttccccacaACACGCTGCCGACAGAGCTTCTGCTCCCGTTGTggttcctcctccccacctaACGCACCGCTGGTCGAGATCAAGAGGAGAGAGGTGGCCGGCAGCCGGCAGGGCCGACAGCCATCCCAGTCTGGAATCTCTCTGGGGACATCCCAGCACCGAGAACGACAGCAGCAACAGGAGGGTGGGTGCTTTCCTCGTGACGGCTGCAAAACTTCACCCTGCAGAGCACGAGGGTGCGGCGCAGCCACGGTAGAGACAGGGGTGAACGCGGCTCGGCTCAGGTCCAGGCTGTGAGCGGGTTAAACACACGGTGCTAAGCCAGCGCCGGGGGTCCCTACCTCGACAGGCGGCAGCGCTGACGTTGCACCTCGCAAGTGCTGCCCATGTCGGAGGTCTGGAAGCGAgttagtggctttttttttttttgtaagacaACCGAATTTGCAGGCATGAAGGTAGTGTTAGTCTGTCCAGGTCACTCTGCACCAGCCGCCTGTGGAGGGGTGAGCACATTGGGGGGGACAGGCTGTCAGCCGTGGCCTCGTGCTTATCTTAAAtccaaaaacagagaaagacagaaagtcggggtgggaaagggaaacaaaaggaGAGGAGGTTCCTTGTGTCTCCTGCTTCCATCCAAGCAGAGCCCTGAGGCTCCAGCCCACTGTCCGTGGGGTGTGATCAGCTCTAGTTCTACTTTTGGCTGTTGTAAGCTTTGTGCCTCTGGTTCATGGGGTTTTCTGGAGACTTCATCCACTCCTTCTTGAGGAGCTGCTTGAGCTGGGACAGGCGCATGTTGGGGTTCTCTTGCTTCAGGCGTGGCAGATTGATCTCTTCAAAAGCTGTGAAGGCAGCTTTCATCCGGCGCTCGGGGTGCCGGTCCAGGTCATTGGCAACGCTGCCAGGAGGGAATTCAGAGAGAGACGTGCATCAGAAACACCTCCCTGCAGGCACCAGCCACTCGCCCCGCTCTGATCCCCTGTCAGTGCGACCAAGTGCATACAGAATAACTTGGGTGATAAAGCAGAAAACCCCGTGATACTTCCCCTACCCACTTCAAACACCCTCCACAGAACAACAGGGCAGGGGACGTGTCCTGTTCTTGCTGTCAAGACAGAAAGTTGCAGTCGAAGCGTAAAAAGAAGCCAGTTCTGGGGGAGGGAGTGTCTGCAAGAATGTCTTACGGGAAACCTCCAAAGGAGAGCACCGCTATGATATGGCCACGTACCTGAGGACAGCAATGGCATCTTCGATCGTCCTGGCCTCCACCGATCCTTCCTCCAGCACCCTTCTGTTGATGTTCTCTTCCAAGGGGACCTCCAAATGAGTCTTCTCCTTCTCCACTgcacagggaggaggggaaagggagaaacgTTAATGTCAAATCCAACCTGTGCAAAACCCTCAGAAGAAGTTTTTCCAAAGCACTCTGAAGAAAACGCTGAGAAAACTCAGCTGGAGTTCAGTCCCAGTCCTGGAAGAGAAGAgtgcctgctctgcagctctATTTCTCCACCTCAAGGCaacaggtttctttttcccccatttgGGTGTTGGACACAGACACAGCAAAGCATGGAGCACTCAgtagctgcaggcagctgttgCTTTCCAAACACCTTGCCCTTCAGCGACAGTAGGTGAAAAAGGAACAGccccctctccccactccccccatGGCTGTCAGGGCCTTTCTATGGTACCACCAAACCTGTATCTGCATtctccttctgctgctggtcTTTTCTGATCGTCTCCTCGATCTGGGCCCTGGTGACTTTGCCCGGGGTGACCTGCTTGGGCGACTTCCCTTTCAGCTTCGAgtcttcctcctccagcaggCGCTGCAGCTCCTTCTTGcgctccagctgctccagccgccgtttctccttctcttcctggAAGGGAGAAAGGACCAGGTCACCTCCACCCTTACACCTTTGTAAGGCAGACGGATCCCTTACAGGAGCAGGGAACCCCGCATGAAGAGGAACAGACACCTCACTTCTGCAGCTAACACAGCACCGACCTCACCTTATCAGAGGGGACGTCGGCCGGTTCCCCCCGACCTCCAGTGAGACAGCGAGAGCCTGGCCTGTCCCTTCGGAATAATAATTCCCCCGTCCCTGCCCCGTCCGCCACCACGCGCTGGCTCCCCATGAAACACAACCCTGCTGTTGAGAAGGAGCGGGAGGTtccagccaggactgctgacaaTCAGATTAAGTTTTCCACTTTAATTTTAATAAGTGGTCGGAGGTTGAAAGTTCAGCAGTTGCTCGAGACAAGCCAGTGGAGAGGCTGACTTTATCCTCAGGGCTGGCTCACGCTCTTCCTAagagccagggcaggcaggcagaccGAATCCAACAAGCAACACAGCTCTCGTGGTAATTTTAAACTGCTTCACAAGGAGTTTAAGAGCCACTTTGCCGTCCAAGGCCCAGGGAAGAGGGTGACAAGACCACGAAACAGGCCCTTAGGGGCTTTCAGCACTTTGGCTTTGAGCTTCTTTCCCCCGCCCTCTTCTTCCAAAGCCTGTAAGGtctggcaaaaagaaaaacaacaagtGGACGTCTCTGTCTGGGGAGTGTCACATGCTGCAAAGCACTTCGTATTTACGTTAGTTACATGGACGCTTAATTACGGCTCTCACCCATTACTCACAGGATGGCACAACAAACTGATCGAGCATTAATGCAATGGGTTTActcaaaggcagcagcacaaaaaaaaccaccccagcaGTAACACAACCTGTCCTCATCGGTGTTTCGGAAGTAGGAGCAGAATTATGTACACTGGGGTAGGGCCCACTTCAGAGATGGTAAGGCTGGGGTTTGAGActctgttaaacaaaaaaaccgTAAGTCACTCTGCACCTCAggagtttaaagaaaaattcatcAAAACACAGAATCAAAGCCCAGAAATATTGAATCAAAACACGCCCTGGGGTTGCTGCTGCTTCCGTCAAGCGCAGCAAGGACCAGGCCTTTCAACccagctgggaagggaagggaagggaaggaaagcctCGCCTACCTCCCTCCACTCCAAGCAGCTGGGGCcaaggatggggaaaaaaagccattagAGGGATGAAGCCTTTATTACAACTGGCAGTCTTCAAATTCTTGGTCATTAAGCGCTTAGTGCCAGTGCCTTGAGACACAATGCCCCAGCAACTGGACCGTGCATGATTTCAAAGTGCAAACTCATTTATTTAAGACATCAGCTTTCCCTGCCCGCTGCTTTCCTGTCAGGCCTCTCCCTCTTCTAGTAAAGATTGAGTAAACAAATGTACTCGGTCTCCCAGATTAGGAGGGATTTTGGCCACTCCTAGAACAGGAAGGGTGTCACAAGAGGAGCAGGAAGACTGTCTTACCCCCCTAAAAATTTATACACAGGGATATACCTGAGTGAGAGTAGCCTCAGGGGCTTTGCCCACCCTCGCTCAgcacagctccagctccagACGGGATCTCCAGCTGAACCACCAGCCTCTGCTTGAACATCAGGTGGTTTTAAGGAAGAATGCAGGAGAAACCCCAAAACCGGAGAGATTAATGTGCCAAAACAGaaggagggccacagaaatCACCGAAGGTCCGGCAGTCGGAGAGAGTAAGCCATTCGATGCGATGTAAAGCGCATGCAAGACATGCAGCGCTGAGTATTCAGGACACTGGTATCGTGCCTAGAACGTGGGCTAGTGCAAAGAAGctgtcccctgcctgctcaCCCCGCCTCTGTAGCTCAGGGGTGACGGAACAAGGTAACCCGGAGAAGTGCTGGCAGGGCGAGCACCTCAGCGAGGCTGCAGGCGTGGTTGTGGCTTGAATAATTCAGGAGACAGATAAGGAGCGGATACACAAGTACGAATGACCTCAGGGAAGGGAGCAAGacatttcagaacagaaatgttatttatagTTAGAGAAGACTATCTTTTACCCTTGCTTATTACGGAAAGGGAACTGGCCTACAAGGCAGCTAGCTCAGCAGCCTGTCCCGCACCgctcagccccagctgggaCGACACGTCTGACAGAGCAGAAATTCAAGGCTAATGCTCTGCTGCCGTTAGCTCCTTTCAAACAAAGCTCTCCAAAGAGGACGCATCCACTTAGCGGAGGGGAAACAGAGGCACGAGTAGGGTGCTGAGCCTTCCTCCTGCACTGCGTGCTGCAGGGACCTCCAGCTGCTCCACTCCCGCAGCTGCCGGGGTAAGCTACTCCCTGCTCTCTGGCATTTACAATTGAGATTCTATTTACGGAAAGTAAATAAGCTGGCCCTGTTACTAATTTGTCACAAGACCTGCAAAAGTCTACGTGCTCAGGTTTCCCCAGCGGCCCATCACGTCCAGGTCTGCTCTGCACCTTCCGCCGTgctcaaaagcagcagctccgAGCTGATCCCAAAGCTGTCATTTTTGAAGACTTCTCTCAGGTTGGGCCAAACCAAAAATGAATCCTTTTATGAATCACATTAAACGTCCTGATGAAcgagaggcttgggtttgtctAAGTGAAATGTACCACAAAGCTATTAGAAAACTAGAAAGGAAATGAATAGTTTTCTCCCTCAGCATTGCTGCACTCTGCAGGgcaccaggaggagctgggtgtGAGATTTCTTCAGCTGGACACTCCCGTACCCAAGAATTTGTGTGTTAAAATGCAAGTTTCCAGCCTTGCAAAGAACTGCCTGAGCAAGGAACAATTCATTAGCTTTCAGAACAGCTTCCCACCTGCCAGACAGAAGGAGAACAAGGTCCCACGCACATGGCTTTGAGAGCAAGCGGTCAATTGAAGTAGCAGCGCTCCCAATCAACCTCTTAGCGTGAGGCCCCGAGGAAGGCCGGGGAGCGCGCCACCAGTCTGATGAAGCACACTGCTTCTTGCACGGCACAAgggcaaagcaatgcaaaaaaccccccaaaatgaCGCAGTCGGAAAGCGAACGGGGCAGAACCGACCCAGAGCGTGTCCGAGTGCTTGCTGGGCCAGCTGAGGTACACCGGAGCGTTGAGATGGGATCAAACACGCCCCTTCCATTGCCCACTGGCAGTCAAAGCTGGCATTGGAGGGTTACTAGAGCCTGAGGAAGTTGGTTCTGGGGTCTGAACCCCAGCCTGGTATCGTCAAGCACCTCCCCACTACATCTGTCTCTTCATTGCTCATTCAAGCCATCAGATTTCAGCATTGTGTACCTGGTACCACACAGATGTCCTccaaagagggaagagcagtcATTCGACCTGCTTCGCATTTTATCTGAATAATCTGAGTAATTCTGCACTGAATCAgagctgggggggaggggggtggaaaGAAAGTCACCACTCGCCTGCCTGGGATACCACTGGAGCTGGGACCTGCTGCTGCACCAGCCTGCCAGCCCACACCCCGCGACCGAGGCTAACAGGAACGAGAAAGGCATAAAACTTGCACCAAAAAGAGTCACTGCTCCCTCGTGCACTATCTGCGCTCCTCTAGCGCAAGTACTCGCCCTGCATTTAACTCGAATCTTTTCCCAGACCCTTTGTACACAAGTACACAGCGTCTCCTCGCTCCCACGTCATCTGCACGCCCTCCCTCTGCCATTCCCACCGAGGGCACCAAGCGAAGCTGCAGGAGAGACCTCCACAGGATGGTGGTGCCGACACCACGACATGCCGGGCACAGAGAAAGGTGCCAAGGGCGCTCTGAGCCGCTGCTGAACAAGGAGGAACTGCTTTCCTGGCATACGGGCGCTCAGCAACCAGAGCCCAGGCAACATACAGCCTGCACGGGGAGAAGGGCTTGCCCTCCCTCAGCCAGGCAGCCCCAGTGGGAGCTTGGGAAGGAGACTGGGAATTCAGCTGCATCCTTCCAGCGGACACCTCGGCGCCAGCAGCAGTCCCAGCCAGCAAGATCTTCCAGCACATACCCACAGGGCACAAAGCGGCTAAACCCAAGGCCAGCAGAGCAAAGGTCTGACTCCCTCAGTGAGACCTCTGCCCTTGACAGATACTCCACCAAGCCTTTCTTCCCGCAACGCTTCAGCCAAATGAACGGTTTGTCACCCTTCCAAGCCTGCACACGCGCCTAATTGCACACGAGAAAACCACCCTGTGATCAGGCTGACGAGCAGTGCCGTGCTCCGAGCTGTGCTCTAACCTTGCACAGGAAGGGTGGGAAGGGACGGAAAGGATGAAGAGACCCTAATGTTAAAAGAAAAGCGGTGACCCAGGTAAAACTCCGAGTCTTCCAGCAGGAATGATGTAGATTTTTGTGCTTTGCAGTCAGAGCTCTCCAGGGAAGGTAACAAGCTGTGAGCTGAAGTGCCAGAGGAGGAATACACACATCGCAGGCTGGTGATATTAGCTCAGATGTTCCTTTATGCATCACAGAGCCACCAAATGAGTGTCATCCTCTGTTACCAGAGATCAGCTCTGAGGTTGCTCTCGGAACGGGGGGGGGCAGCATTTaaagaaaccccaaaatgcagcaaaaacaGGACAGTCATCTGGTGACAGCGAATCTCATGGCAGCAGACACCGCATTTTGAACATTAAGCTTCTCTACGCCCAAGTATTAACGCTGACGTGCATCGCTGCCCCGTCAGCGAGACCACCAGATTGCCAGGCAGAACAACCAAACCCcaccacagaaacaaagctCTGCACCCTCTCGTATTTCACTGAGGCTCCGGTGGTCATCTGCGGGGGAGAAAAGGATTAAAGGGGGGCGTGGGGTTTGGTCTCAGCACAGCCCAAGGGCTTTCAGCCACTCCTGCCTGCTGGCGGTGCAGGAATTCAGAGGTGCTGCACGGGTGCGCTGCGGTGCCATTAATGTGTTACTGCCATCGCCCGGAGAGCCGGGGAAGAGCTGTAAGAGCTGCTCAGCGCTGACTGCGAGGTGCTAAGAGCATCCTCCTACACACGCTGCCATCCCCTCCTCCGGGTGCTGTAGCTGAGAGCAACGCGAGTCCCTCCTGCAGCATATGGCCGAGGCCGGCAGCGCTATTTCCATGCCAGCACCACCTGCGAAACAGCTACTTCTCCGGGGAAGTTTGACTCCTGTGAACAGTTTGGTTTCTGTCCCCTCTAGGATGAGGATGGAAAGTCATTTACAATGAGTCACACATCCCTTCTCTGCCGCGATGCCGGGGCACAAGCAGCTTCTTCCGTTCTCCGTGGGGATattccagcctggagaagcagctgaggaaggtttcactgatttattttccctcAGCAACCCACTCATGCCTGTCTGTTGGCCACGTGCTCACCTACGGAAAGCCCCAGCCTCTGCTTAGGTTGCGGCAGTGCCTGCGTGAGGCTCCCGCAGCAGGAA of Phalacrocorax aristotelis chromosome W, bGulAri2.1, whole genome shotgun sequence contains these proteins:
- the CCDC124 gene encoding coiled-coil domain-containing protein 124; the encoded protein is MPKKFQGENTKSAAARARKAEAKAAADAKRQQELEDAYWKDEDKHVMRKEQRKEEKEKRRLEQLERKKELQRLLEEEDSKLKGKSPKQVTPGKVTRAQIEETIRKDQQQKENADTVEKEKTHLEVPLEENINRRVLEEGSVEARTIEDAIAVLSVANDLDRHPERRMKAAFTAFEEINLPRLKQENPNMRLSQLKQLLKKEWMKSPENPMNQRHKAYNSQK